TGAATTCCACAACCTGggttttagaataaacaaaaacaagtttattaaccacagaaagaaagatttaagtgattataaggtaCAGCAATCAGATCAAATtggattactgagcaaataaaacaaacacccaAACTAAGTTTAATGCACTAAAGAAACGGGTGACAAGTAGCAAGTAGTCATTTCTATccctacattttattttaagcaggttgcagagtttcttgctTGCAGCATAGAactccaggtatttctttcacaggccagacaccttctaGCCTGGGTCCAGTCTTTTCTTCCCCAGATCAGTCTTAGGTGTTTTaagcagtcatcctgggtggggattctGTGAAGAACCGACCCTGATTAACTCAATTCTATGCCTTACATAAGATTTATGCagggcaggaatcttttgtttcccagtttgatcctCACCCCTTATTTTTGGAAAAATACTAGCAGGCCAAGATGGGGTCCAGTACCAGGGGATATGATCACATGAGGCTGCAGTGCCAGaacagcatcccaggaagcttctcaggaaggtgggatattggcatcttcaaagtcctattatTCTCCCTAATGACCCATCAGGCTGATTGCTTAATATGTGATGGGTGTTCTCCAGGTGTAAACACAGcggtaattgttacatagtcaatactCCAGACTTCAGAGACAGGAATGAtacgtgcatacaaataggataatcgtatccagtaaatcataacctttccaatcaTACCTTACATGAttcatcttgcataaaatacaccCTAGGTATGCTATAATCAtctcataacaatatttctatgaaaaaTATGGGACGTAGTCCCACACCCAGATCTTAGGGTCTCACATGGCTCCCTTGTGAGAGAATCTTAGCACACTGAATGTATATATCTTCTCACCAACGCTGTAAGGAAGGGCAGGGTTATTACCCACctgtgcaaaaagaacaggaggacttgtggcaccttataaactaacaaatttattagagcataagcttttgtgggctagaacccacttcatcagatgcatagaatggaacgtatagtaagaagatatatacacatacagagaaggtgaagttgccatacaaactgtaagaggctaattaattaagatgagctattatcagcaggagaaaaaaaacttttgtagtgataatcaagatggctcatgtagacagttgacaagaaggtgtgaggatacttgaCATGGGGAATTAGATTCAATATAGAGGCTCAGAGACAGCCAATAGCCCATGTCTCCTGGGGAAGGGAATCAAACCCAGCTCTGTTGAGTCACAGAGCAATGCACAGACCACAGGCAGCGTTCCAGCCATCTGAACGGTGACAGGTCCGGCTGCACTCAGAGAGCAGGGAGGGCAAGGAGCCAGTTACAGCGGTTTGATTCAATGGCCTGTTCTCCCACTGCCTCAGCAAagtttagagcagcctgaggGTTGGGTGGAACTCCGCCCAGTGGTAATGGCTTCCAAGAGCACATTCCACTCTGTCCAAGTCCCTGCAAACAGGGGCCACCCCAGAGTGACTCCTTGTGATCTGAGGTAGCCGTGTAGGTGCCCTGTGCTTCCCTCTAAGGTCCTTGCAATAACTGAGTCTCAGCATGGGATACTTAAAACAAGAGCCCCCTTTGTGGGGTCGCATTTATTCAGTCTTTTCCAAAACACAAGGTCTCCTAACCCTCAGCCCCACCTTCCTCCTTTACTCAAGAGCTACCCACCGCCCTGCTGGCTGAGGTTAGCATTGATTCACTTGCTGCACCCACTGCCTATTCTCTTCCCCTGATACCCTGCCCCCATCACTTCCTACCTGGCacttccccctgctcctccactACCCCTGAGGTTtttccccctggccaggccagagctgggctgtggtaagagctgccctGGGAGCGCAGGCCTCTGTTGGGAGCCTCAAACTCTACAACTTCCCTAAGGGTGttagggggggtgagggggggtgagggcgGAGTCACAGGCTAGGGGCTGCTCTCGGGCCCCCCAGCCACTAGCCCAGGGCAAgaggagggtctggggctcctcaCAGTGGCTCTGGATCCTGGGCAGCTCTTAGGGCAGCTGGTCTCTGGTCTTGgcctggagagggggaagagcCTCAGgtaaagaggaggagcagaaggtGTGGTTTGGAGGAAGGGATTGGTCAGAGGGAGGTGCctcaggggaagaagaggagcaggagcagggtcaATACAGTATGTGGCTCCTGCTTTTGCTTTTTGAAGAGGTGGTCACCCTGCACCGAATGAGCTGATCTGGGATAGGAACTCACTGTGCCTCGGTGGCGAAGTTGAGGATCGTTTCCACCCTGCAGCAGGGCAAAAGAAGGGGAAGAGTAGGAGGGAATTTGGTCCTGACTCTCTTGCCAGGACTCCTGTGTGTCAGACCCTCACTCACGTGCTCTGCCCTGCCTACATGAGTAGTGGGTTCAGCAGATGTGTTGTGTGCAGAGCCACCAACAGGGTTGGGTGGGGGGCTATGTGAATGGCTTCTCCTGGGGTGCTGGCGTTAGTCATGTCTCTGACATGACTCAGTCATTAGGACTTGGCTATGGGGGTAGGGGAAGGGTGGGTGTCCCTACCCCTTGAATAGCTCCTGGCCACAGCTGGTGCAGCACCCATGGATCACTCAGCACCCAGAACGCTCAGGAAGGGGCAGGactgaaactgaaaaaacagCTCGGCACTTTTATTTTGTGGCCCCTGGATGTTTAACCAGAGATGGGCCAGTGATGGGCCAGTTAAAATGCAAAACAACATCCACATCCCGTCTCTTTATTGACTGTATTGAGAGGAATTCTGAGGTTGGAGCAGCTGCCAATACAGCTCTTTATGGGCCAACACTCCACCATTCCCCTGGCTCTCCAGGAACATAGTCCTTTTGTAATTGCTGCTGCCCGCCTTGGCCACCCTTCCCCAAGTGCACTAGCCTCCCTCACCAAGAGGCAGGAACAGCCCCTATTCCATTATTCCAGGCCTTAGATCCTGCTTGAGCCTCTCTCTACAGAGTAGAGATCAATAGCTTATGTCATCTCGGATGTAAGCGTCCAGGATGGAATAGGTGGCCCCTGGTTTTCATCTCCCATGTAACCAATGATGGAACCAGGTGATGAACTGACCCATCACTTGGCAAACACCTTGATTATCTGCTCGCGaaggtgtttgcttttcacaCTATACACAATTGGATTCATCAGAGGTGGGACCAGCAGATAGACATAGCCCAGGAGAATCTGAAGTAATGGAGGAGAAGCCTTTCCAAATCTGTGTAACACAGATAAGCCGATCTCTGGTGTGTAAAAGAGCACAACAGCACAGAGGTGGGACACACAGGTGTTCAGGGCCCTGAGGCACTCTGTGGGGGACGCAACTTTCAGCACTGTTTTGAGGATCATCACATAAGAGACGAAGATGAGCAGCGAGTCCAACCCCACCATTAAGAGTGTAATAAACAAGCCATAGATGCTGTTGACTGTGATATCTGAACAAGCCAGATTCATGACCTCCTGGTGCAGGcagtaggaatgggagaggaTATTGGCTTGACAGTATTGGAACCGCTTCAAGAGAAAGGGGAGTGGGAATGTTAGGACAAACCCTCTTAACACAAACAACAGTCCCATCTTGGCTATTCTCGGAAGAGTTAAGACGGAAGCATATCTCAGTGGGTTAGAGATCGCAACAAAGCGGTCAAAGGCCATCAACAAGAGAATGGAGGATTCAGTGAATGACAGAgagtggatgaagaacagctgggcaAAACAGGCATCAAGGCTGATCTCTCTAGAGTTAAACAAGTATATACCCAGTATCGTTGGTATGGTGGTTATCGATAAGCCAAGGTCTGTGACagccaacatggaaaggaaaatgtacatgggctcatggaggcttggatctgtttttataatgaacagaatgactgaatttcctacTATTGAAATAACATACACTaagcagaaggggatagagatccaGAGATGTATGTCTTTCTGTCCAGGTAGTCCGGTCAGAAGGAACACTGCAGCATTCAATTTCGTGTCATTGACAGCTGACATAATGTACTATGCAGTTCCCAGGAGTTCTGAACTTTCCTTcctaaaaggaaaaagaacagcaGACTAATTGATATTTAATTACACATTTTTCTGCTCTGAGTGCAAGTCTAGAGACTCCAAGGAGTTCAAGGAAGATCAGCAAAAACATAGCCTTGGGTTTACGCTATCAATAGGAAGACAggcactgccagactggatcagacctgtggtccatatagcccagtgtaaaggttccttccccactctgaactctagggtatagatgtggggacctgcatgaaagaccccctaagcttatttttaccagcttaggttaaaacttccccaaggtacagtctattttaccttttgcccttggactttattgctgccacctccaagcatctaacaaatataactgggaaagagcccacttggaaaagtctttccccccaaaatcctcccaagccctacaccccctttcctgtggaaggcttgatataaatcctcaacaatttgcatgggtgaacacagacccaaactcttggatcttaagaacactgaaaaagcaatcaggttcttaaaggaagaattttaattgaagaaaaagtaaaagaatcacctctgtaaaatcaggatggtaaataccttacagggtaatcagattcaaaacatagagaatccctctaggcaaaaccttaagttacaaaaatatacaaaaacaggaaaatacattccatccagcacagcttattttatcagccatttaaacaaaacagaatctaacgcatatctaactagattgcttttTAACCcattacaggagttctgacctgcattcctgctctggtcccagcaaaagcaacagaCAGCGAgagccctttgtttcccccccactccagctttgaaagtatcttgtctcctcattgtccttttggtcaggtgcaagcgaggttattttagcttcttaaccctttacaggtgaaagggtttttcctctggccaggaggagtttaaaggtggttagcctttcctttatatttatgacacccagtATCCAGTGGCCAGTTACAGATGTTTCAGTGGAAGGTGAAAGAAGCCCGGCAATAGGCAGCTCTGAGATAACTTTCTCCAAAGGAAAATTTTCCTCTGACACCCACTAGTTAGACATATTTTGTGATATAAATCAGGAAGGTTTAGAGCCCTTacaagacattattttaaaaagcctcaCTACTATAATTCGATTTTCTAGTTACCCATATAAACATCCCGTCACTCTTTGAATCCTCTAAGCTCTTGGCCTCTGTGATATCTTTTGACTGTGAGTTCCACAGCCTATCTGAGCACTGTGTGATTTTACAATTGTGACCCTCATACATACATCCTTTCTGGCCCTCCACTTCTGAGTGTGGTCCTTTGTATCATGACATGTAGGTAAACGCATGGCAAGTGCATGGTGAAAACGGTATTTATGTGCCCTACATTCAAGCTATTTATAAATGTGCTTCATTGcctcattatatatatatatatatatatatatatatatatatatataatgttctCCTCTCCTGAGAGTTTAAATTATGCCACTGCCCCTTTGCAGTTTTTTGGGATAAATTCTTAGGGCCGGGTGCTTAATTCAATAACAGTGACTTCAACAGCATCACTTCagatttacatttgtaaattcaatcAGAACCAGGCTCTATTAACTCTCCCTTATCAAATGCTCCCAGTGATACACTCTGACCCCTAAGAATCCCTTCAAGAGAAACTGAAGTGTTTTGCCTGCCCAGCGTAAACTGTATCCAGAGTTTTATAATCCAGAGGCTCCTTTTCATTCTCACAGGACCTAAATGCTCTCCCCCTGCAATGGTCTGTAGATATCTGGCAAATTACAAGCTAACATAGACAGTTACTTCAGCtaggcaggggaggggttggtgTCACGAATGAGAGAATAGCGTAAATACTAGATTTGCACTAATATCTAACTGAATGTGCAAGTTACTTCAGCCATTCTTGTGTAAGAGGTGATGGGATTAAATTATATACAACCAATATTACTCTTTTCTGCTCCTCAGCTCTACTCTTTGCTGAAACACAGACTAGCTGTTCTGGTCTCTCAAGACTTTTTGGAATGTCTTGCGCAGGTATTGCAGAGGGATTGTGTTCATGACCCTGAATGTAGAAACAGCTTCTAGGGATAGTATCATACAACCAGTGATGAACTGCCAAAATCTttacaactggttccctcctcaccccatgagggggtcgttgcccacccccgctccctgggactcctgccccatccaatccttccccgtcccctgactgcccccagaaacGGGCAGGAGGGtttcatgggccaccgtagttggtgcccaccccacccctaagagccagagggacctgccggggggtgaggtggggaatcCCAGGGGTGCTTACCTGGGAAGCATCTGGCAGCTCCCTCTGGCTTCTAGGAGTGGGGGAGTGTAgctaggggaggagcagggggagcggccgctcccccctaCTGACCACATTAAAAGTGGCTCCTTAGGCGCCgaccctgtgggtgctccggggttggagcacccacagggaaaatttggtgggtgcagagtacccactggcagctccccgccctgcacccggccctagctcacctccgctccacctctgccccTGAATGTGATACCCCggtctgcttctccgcgcccccaccctggcttcccatgaatcagttgttcagcaggaagcctgggagggctgagaagcaggtggcggcttcccgctcaggccgagggtggtggaggtgagctggggtggggaccgGTTCCCCTGCACCTGCACCCCCCCCGGTTACCTGCCGCAGCATGGGTGGCCCTCCtcaggcccccacccccaccccagctcacctccgcctccctgggcctgagcgggaagctgccacctgcttctccaccctccccagcttcccgtgcgaacagctgatttgcgggaagcttGGAGGGGGCGGAAAAGTGGAGCGGGGCAGCgtattcaggggaggaggtggaggcagagcggaggtgagctgggctgggggtggggtggggagctgccggtgggtgctctgcacccaccaaattttctccttcggtgctccagggctggagcacccatggagtcggcacctaaggtgccactttgggccggttaaatttagaagcccttttagaaccggttgtccctcacggaacaactggttctaaaagggcttctaaatttaacaaccggttctagcgaaccggtgcaaaccggctccagctcaccactgcatacAACTGTTCACTGAAGAAAGAGCTAATAGCACAAATGCATTGCAAACAGTTTGTGGAGTACTTCTGAAATACTTTCTAAAGCTTAAGTCATTAAGTAGTAAAGTGACCACTGCTCCTTCCTGTAGAGATTCCAACAACTCTGCTGCTGGCTTTCAATATACATACATCTCATGAAAGTTCGgtttgtaatatttgtattacaattaAAAGTTTCAATATAACAAATCTTCTTTCAGAGAAGATTTCTCAGGTCAAAGTGGGACTTAAAAAGTAGCATATGTaaacagggtctgaatgaactatCCCCTCacagctacctgaaagggagaGAGACTTGAGGAGCAAACtctatttacatgaacacacctactgtccctagatatccagcagatagagagATGTTACTCAAAGTGTTCAACTTTGGCTGATGCACAGATcccttagtactgaatgcaggggcaGTGAAATACTGTTATTAatgttgttgtctgtattgtaTGAATAAAAGGGAGCAAAAGTATGCTTAACGAGTCCCAAAAAAGGTGGTCACCTTCAGCTGAATGTATCTCTTTAAGCCAGGGGTttgaatgccagagccctgtaaaagtaagaggggtggggggcaggtatCCCAGGCAGAAGTTGTGGGCTCTCTTTAAGGTCCCTGGTATGGTTTAATCTGTTCCCTCCCACCGTTCAAAGATAGACCTGAACAGACTCCATTAGGAGGCTTTTTTATTGTAAGTGcttaaatgagagctgaaatcactggcgGTGGAAAAGCATTTCTGCCCAGCCTTCTAAAGCTGACAGTCATGAAGAGCTGTCAATCACTAAGCGATagacctgcagaggtcacagcagagtggcaggtggcagcagaaggtaacTGACAGTCAACCAGCCAGAGTAGAGCAAGTGGTTGGTGGGGCAGCCAGGAGAGAGGAGCCATGGCTGGCGGGGTGGGAgaaagcaaggtgccttcttccctgaGTGGGAGGTGAACTCGCACAgttgcacctctgaaccctggggcCTCACTGACCAAGGAGAACCACTGTGAGTGGGTGTGGTGAAGGAGCACAGAggggcacagtaaaggaactGTGGGTTGTAGAACTCAAGGGCACAAGGCAAAAGACACTGCCCCAGGCACTaaggggtgggtgtcctgctcacagttttaggattatgaatcctgcttgtggcattttccctaattaatgtcaggaGACTTCTTCCCTTTTATTAacagtttcttttctacactcagacccTGTGCTTGCAAGAGTGACGTATTGCCTCTCAGACGTCCCCAGGATGGTTGTGTAATTTTCCCTGGTTACTGAGTGAGGGCTCAGCCCTCTTCTTTGTGGTATTATTGTAAAGGAAACCCTAGTTATTGAACCCGGCTCTGGTTGCTGCCGGCTACACCtggaagaagggttacatgtatgTCATCTGGATTTCTCCAGAACCTAAAAAGATCACAATGTCTCACCCTTCAGTCAATCACTTGTCAGCAAACAAAAGTCTAGTAGCTCCTCAGAACCTGAGGAGAACCAGTCAGCTATTAACTCAGGGACAATCACTCTGTAGCCTCTATCCGGGGTGGTAACAGGCATTGCGATCAGTGTAGAAAACATTAATTATCTGGGCTTTAACTCTCTAGTACATAGTAAACCCAGCACCTGTTTTTCAGGCATGATGAGGGTTTGCAGGAAGTGCATTTAAAAGTCAAATGCAAGTGGAACCTCATTTCCCATATGAAAGTAGTCTATTGCTCTCTGACTGCCTATGACCTGTATTCATAAAATCCATAGCAAACTGGAATGGTATTGGGACAGACATGGAACTGAGCTGCCATAATGAATGTGTAGGTTAAACCCAGTTCTGGGGATGTTTATGTTATGGCTATTTGGCGTTATCTATCAGGATGTTTATGTTATGTCTATATTAGGTGAAACCAGTGTGGCTCTTCTTAGTTTAGCAGCAGGCTgctggaaaacaagcaggaagggaagcaaCAGCTCAAGAAAATCTGTCGCTCAGTGGCCACCACGGGGAGATTGAGAGACAATACTGGAGCTACAAGCTGGGAACGTGGGAAGAGCTTATTTCCAGGCTCCAGCCATATTACCCAGCTTGTTTTGACAGCACTGGGAGTCAGTACACAGGTGGGGCAGCTGTTGTGAGAAGCTCTTTAGACTGACAGGCACGGACACGGCTGGGGAAGTCTGAAGCCCCTCGGCCTGCCTGGGTTCCCATCAGAGCGGGAAGGCTTGGGGTCAGAGATGTGAACAGATTGTTGTTTGAAAACCCTCTGATTCTCCCATGTTACACTGCTGTTCAGATTAAACAGCATTTTGGTTCAAGAAGGCTGGCTGGTCACTCGTCTCACCACTAGTCACagactcccagagggaagaaccaCAGGTGCTAAACCCACTTGGACCAGCTTAGCAAGCACAAGTGACCTGCAGTGTGCTGTAGTCAGGGCCCAGTCTGAGGGTGGGAGGATCGCAGGATACCACCCCATGAGAGGGAAGGCTACGAGGCCTGACATCTGGCACTTGGACACCAGAGGGGGGTCAGAGATGCTGGTAGCCCTGTTATTCTGAGGGATCTCTTCAGGGCAGAAAGGCTGGAGCCCGCAGCCAGTCAGGAAATACAAATATG
The Eretmochelys imbricata isolate rEreImb1 chromosome 1, rEreImb1.hap1, whole genome shotgun sequence DNA segment above includes these coding regions:
- the LOC144279038 gene encoding olfactory receptor 51G2-like is translated as MSAVNDTKLNAAVFLLTGLPGQKDIHLWISIPFCLVYVISIVGNSVILFIIKTDPSLHEPMYIFLSMLAVTDLGLSITTIPTILGIYLFNSREISLDACFAQLFFIHSLSFTESSILLLMAFDRFVAISNPLRYASVLTLPRIAKMGLLFVLRGFVLTFPLPFLLKRFQYCQANILSHSYCLHQEVMNLACSDITVNSIYGLFITLLMVGLDSLLIFVSYVMILKTVLKVASPTECLRALNTCVSHLCAVVLFYTPEIGLSVLHRFGKASPPLLQILLGYVYLLVPPLMNPIVYSVKSKHLREQIIKVFAK